AAACGAAAACTCAGCGTGCCGTTCAATCTGCCGTCATTTATACTGAATACCTTTACGGTTAAAGCATTCAACTGGCTATACTACGCAAAGAACTATAAAAGGGAGATGCATAAGGTTATTCCCTATGAACCATTCTTCTATCCCCTGGACGCCATTCTTCACTGGAACCGTGGCTACGGGAAGGAAGGATTTGTGCAGTATCAATTCGTAGTTTCGCTGGAACAAAAAGACGGGTTGATCGCTATACTCCGCAGGATCAGTGAAAAGGGCTGGGGATCATTCCTGGCAGTGCTGAAAGTTTTCGGTAAGCAGGACAGCCTTATCTCATTCCCAATGGAAGGCTATACCCTGGCGCTGGATTTCCCTATCCGGAAAGGGCTATTTGAATTCCTGGATGAACTGGATGAAATTGTGCTGCAATATGGAGGACGTTTGTACCTCTCCAAAGACGCCCGGATGAAGCAGCATATTTTCTGGAAGAGTTATCCGAATGCCGGCAGGTTTGCCGACATCGTTAAACAATACAATAAAGACGCCCGGTTTGAATCCCTCCAATCCGAGCGCTTATTATTGACTAAATAAAAAATACCGGGAGTTACAAACACCTCACATGTCCACTGTACTACTATTAGGCGCAGGATCAGACATGGCAATAGCCATGGCCAGAAAGTTTGCGTCAGAAAAATACCAGCTCCAGCTGGCAGGCCGCCAGGTATCAGCGCTTATGCCGCTGCAAAAAGACCTGCAGGTACGCTACGGCGTATCTGCTACCGTACATGCCTTTGATGCAACGGATTTCAGCTCGCATGCCGCTTTTTACGCCAGTCTTCCCACTCCCCCCGATATTACCATTTGTGTATTCGGCTATCTTGGCGATCAGCAGAAAGGCCAGGAGCATTGGGAGGAGGCTGCTGCCATTATCAATAGCAACTATACCGGCGCTGTGTCTGTTCTGAATATCGTGGCAGCTGATTATGATAAACGAAAGCAGGGAATAATTATAGGAATTAGTTCAGTAGCTGGTGAAAGAGGTCGACAAAGTAATTATCTTTACGGAAGTGCAAAAGCTGGTTTTACAGCTTACCTAAGCGGACTAAGAAACAGACTTTTTCGTAGTGGCGTACACGTGATGAGCGTGCAGCCGGGCTTCGTGAATACAAGAATGACGCAGCACCTTTCCCTCCCGCCGTTGCTGACCGCGCAACCGGAGGAAGTGGCCAGCGCTGTATTCCGGGCTATGCTAAAGAAAAAGAATGTGCTTTATGTGAAGTGGCAATGGAAATATATAATGCTCATTATCAAATCCATACCTGAGGGTATTTTCAAAAAGCTTTCACTGTGACTATTGCTTTTTTTGATTTTGATGGTACTATCACTAAGAAAGACACCCTGTGGGAAATTATTCGCTACCAAAGAGGCGGTGCGTCTATGTATGCCGGCATAGTACAGCTGCTCCCCTCTTTCCTGTTATTTAAGCT
The genomic region above belongs to Chitinophaga sp. 180180018-3 and contains:
- a CDS encoding SDR family oxidoreductase: MSTVLLLGAGSDMAIAMARKFASEKYQLQLAGRQVSALMPLQKDLQVRYGVSATVHAFDATDFSSHAAFYASLPTPPDITICVFGYLGDQQKGQEHWEEAAAIINSNYTGAVSVLNIVAADYDKRKQGIIIGISSVAGERGRQSNYLYGSAKAGFTAYLSGLRNRLFRSGVHVMSVQPGFVNTRMTQHLSLPPLLTAQPEEVASAVFRAMLKKKNVLYVKWQWKYIMLIIKSIPEGIFKKLSL